From a region of the Coprococcus comes ATCC 27758 genome:
- a CDS encoding SbcC/MukB-like Walker B domain-containing protein — protein MRPIKLTISAFGPYAKETEIILDELGERGLYLITGDTGAGKTTIFDAIAFALYGEASGNEREPGMLRSKYADPKTPTFVELEFFYQGQNYHIRRNPEYMRPKDRGEGMTLQRADAVLEFPDDRLPVTKAKEVTKAVTELIGLDRGQFTQIAMLAQGDFMKLLFSKTEERSKIFREIFHTRPYLAFQEKMKNTSGRLQEQYEDVSKSILQYMKDISCDEDDVLAADVKKIRESKAVVHADKVLELLETLTNQDADSVKEKKKNLTKIEKNLEELNQRIGKAEAVIRAKKELEKAEQTIAEKTPTLEELEMALKKEQGKVPEREQLTEEIGKRQEKLAEYDELKKLQKQIKELEKQIEILKGRESRYQEKKAQMQTQLEQKRNLLEELKDAEIKVLKVTAEQKEVSVRKETAEDILIQYKRYQRQKKSVEEAQKAYLVMQEECTERKTQLAWMERAFLDEQAGILAKVLKTGEPCPVCGSVHHPCPAQMTEGAPEKEELEKYRKETADVEKKTNDASFKANEKLVQLKALEEEIQKSVKSFDSSIQEEEIEKSLALIGQQMDALEKSEKELEKKLEVAKEAVAEKQKLEAEIPELEQMQKKLQEEEQERRDQLLVSERDKANAEEQAVKVRGKLEFPEKAEAEQKIKELDKQKKEIDKDLNVAQKAFQDCSQSVEAAKTKKKTLEKQIAGNKETDMEELGQARQEVSGAKKELQKQMEEIRIRYENNLKIRNAIDKQSAKLLELERNWTQVREISDTVNGKIKGGSKEKIKFETYIQTNYFDRIIARANTRFMVMSGGQYELKRQTDTDDRKSQSGLELNVIDHYNGSERSVKTLSGGESFKASLSLALGLSDEIQASAGGIQLDTMFVDEGFGSLDEESLEQAMKALNGLTEGNRLVGIISHVQELKARIEKQIVVTKEKAGGSRVELKID, from the coding sequence ATGAGACCGATAAAACTTACGATTTCTGCATTCGGACCGTATGCAAAAGAGACAGAGATCATTCTGGATGAACTTGGTGAGCGGGGGCTTTATCTGATAACCGGCGATACCGGTGCCGGAAAGACCACAATTTTTGATGCAATCGCATTTGCACTTTACGGGGAAGCGAGTGGAAATGAAAGAGAGCCGGGGATGCTTCGGAGTAAATATGCGGATCCGAAGACGCCGACTTTTGTGGAATTGGAGTTCTTCTATCAGGGGCAGAACTACCATATCCGGAGAAATCCGGAGTACATGCGTCCAAAGGACAGGGGCGAGGGCATGACGCTGCAAAGAGCGGATGCGGTACTGGAATTTCCGGATGACAGGCTTCCGGTCACAAAGGCAAAAGAGGTCACGAAAGCAGTGACAGAACTGATCGGGCTCGACCGCGGACAATTTACTCAGATTGCAATGCTGGCGCAGGGAGATTTTATGAAGCTTCTGTTTTCAAAAACTGAGGAGCGGAGCAAAATTTTCCGGGAAATTTTTCATACCAGACCGTATCTTGCATTTCAGGAGAAAATGAAAAATACAAGCGGCAGACTGCAGGAACAGTATGAGGATGTCAGCAAAAGCATTTTGCAGTACATGAAGGATATCAGCTGTGATGAGGATGACGTGCTTGCGGCGGATGTGAAAAAGATCCGTGAGAGCAAAGCGGTGGTTCATGCGGACAAGGTTCTGGAACTTTTGGAAACTCTGACAAATCAGGATGCAGATTCGGTGAAAGAAAAGAAGAAGAATTTAACGAAGATCGAGAAAAATCTGGAAGAGCTGAACCAGAGAATCGGAAAGGCAGAGGCAGTGATCCGTGCAAAAAAGGAACTGGAAAAAGCGGAGCAGACGATAGCAGAGAAGACACCAACGCTGGAAGAACTGGAAATGGCACTGAAGAAAGAACAGGGAAAAGTGCCGGAAAGAGAACAGCTAACAGAAGAGATCGGAAAGAGGCAGGAAAAGCTTGCAGAGTATGACGAATTGAAAAAACTTCAGAAGCAGATTAAAGAGCTTGAAAAACAGATTGAGATATTAAAGGGCCGGGAAAGCCGGTATCAGGAAAAGAAAGCGCAGATGCAGACGCAGCTGGAACAGAAAAGGAATTTACTGGAAGAGCTGAAGGATGCGGAAATTAAAGTTCTGAAAGTTACAGCAGAACAAAAAGAGGTTTCAGTAAGAAAAGAAACGGCAGAAGACATTCTTATTCAATATAAAAGATACCAAAGACAGAAGAAAAGTGTGGAAGAGGCGCAGAAAGCATACCTTGTCATGCAGGAGGAATGTACAGAGCGAAAGACACAGCTTGCCTGGATGGAGAGGGCATTTCTGGATGAGCAGGCGGGGATTCTTGCAAAGGTTCTGAAAACGGGAGAGCCGTGTCCGGTGTGCGGATCGGTCCACCATCCATGTCCGGCACAGATGACGGAGGGTGCACCGGAAAAAGAAGAGCTTGAAAAATACCGGAAAGAGACTGCTGATGTGGAGAAAAAGACGAATGATGCAAGCTTTAAGGCAAATGAAAAGCTGGTCCAGTTAAAAGCGCTGGAAGAAGAAATCCAAAAGAGTGTGAAAAGCTTTGACAGCAGCATACAGGAAGAAGAGATTGAAAAATCGCTGGCGTTGATCGGTCAACAGATGGATGCCCTCGAAAAGTCAGAAAAGGAATTAGAGAAAAAGCTGGAAGTAGCTAAAGAAGCAGTGGCAGAAAAGCAGAAGCTGGAAGCTGAGATCCCGGAACTGGAGCAGATGCAGAAAAAGCTTCAGGAGGAAGAACAGGAGCGAAGGGATCAGCTCCTTGTGTCTGAGAGAGATAAAGCAAATGCAGAAGAGCAGGCTGTGAAGGTGCGTGGCAAACTGGAATTTCCGGAGAAAGCAGAAGCAGAACAGAAGATCAAAGAGCTGGATAAGCAGAAAAAAGAGATCGATAAGGATCTGAATGTTGCCCAGAAGGCATTCCAGGACTGCAGTCAGTCGGTAGAAGCGGCAAAGACGAAGAAGAAAACGCTGGAGAAGCAGATTGCAGGTAATAAAGAAACCGATATGGAAGAGCTTGGGCAGGCACGACAGGAAGTATCAGGTGCGAAAAAAGAGCTTCAAAAACAGATGGAAGAGATCAGGATCCGTTATGAGAACAATCTGAAAATCAGGAATGCGATTGACAAGCAGAGTGCGAAACTTCTTGAGCTTGAGCGGAACTGGACACAGGTGCGTGAAATTTCCGATACGGTAAATGGAAAGATCAAAGGCGGATCCAAAGAAAAGATCAAGTTTGAGACCTACATCCAGACCAATTATTTTGACCGGATCATTGCCCGTGCAAATACGCGGTTTATGGTGATGAGTGGAGGACAATATGAGCTGAAACGCCAGACTGATACGGATGACCGGAAGAGTCAGAGTGGTCTGGAACTGAACGTAATCGATCACTACAATGGTTCTGAGCGAAGTGTGAAGACGCTTTCCGGCGGGGAATCCTTTAAAGCTTCTCTTTCGCTGGCACTCGGACTTTCTGATGAGATCCAGGCATCGGCAGGCGGAATCCAGCTGGATACTATGTTTGTCGATGAAGGATTTGGTTCACTGGATGAAGAGTCACTGGAACAGGCGATGAAAGCACTGAATGGTCTTACGGAAGGCAACCGTCTGGTGGGAATCATTTCCCATGTACAGGAATTAAAAGCAAGGATTGAGAAACAGATTGTGGTGACAAAGGAAAAAGCAGGCGGAAGCAGAGTGGAACTTAAGATTGACTGA
- a CDS encoding exonuclease SbcCD subunit D encodes MRFLHLSDLHLGKRVNEFSMLEDQAYILKEILNIIDEQKVEAVLIAGDIYDKVIPSAEAVRLLDDFLTRIAARELPVFLISGNHDSAERIAFGSRLMSSRQIYLSPVFESDVEPVTISDRYGEINIYMLPFVKPSLVKRVYPEEEIITYQDAVNAAVQHMEIDTDKRNILLAHQFVTGAARCDSEELSVGGVDDVDASVFDGFDYVALGHLHGPQKIGKETVRYSGTPLKYSFSETNHKKAAVIVDVEEKGKINIQQIPFLPKHDMREVRGTYMEVTALDFYKDMNTDDYFHITLTDEEDIPDAIGKLRCIYPNIMKLSYDNLRTRAAGTVRGTAEVEEKSPMELLREFYELQNNQPMTDEQEEIARGMMEEIWEDER; translated from the coding sequence ATGCGATTTCTTCATTTATCAGACCTGCACCTCGGCAAGCGTGTGAATGAATTTTCCATGCTGGAGGATCAGGCATATATTTTAAAAGAGATACTGAACATTATCGATGAGCAGAAGGTGGAAGCGGTTCTGATCGCGGGCGACATTTACGACAAGGTGATTCCGTCCGCAGAGGCGGTGAGGCTTCTGGATGATTTCCTGACAAGGATCGCCGCGAGGGAGCTTCCGGTGTTTCTGATCAGTGGAAACCATGATTCTGCAGAAAGAATTGCTTTCGGTTCAAGATTGATGAGCAGCAGACAGATCTATCTTTCACCGGTATTTGAGTCGGATGTAGAACCGGTAACGATAAGTGACCGGTACGGTGAGATCAATATTTACATGCTTCCATTTGTGAAGCCGTCTTTGGTAAAAAGAGTGTATCCGGAGGAAGAAATCATCACCTATCAGGATGCTGTAAATGCGGCAGTGCAGCATATGGAGATCGACACAGACAAACGAAATATCCTGCTTGCGCATCAGTTCGTGACCGGTGCGGCAAGATGTGATTCAGAAGAACTGTCTGTAGGCGGTGTGGATGATGTGGACGCATCTGTCTTTGACGGATTTGATTATGTGGCGCTTGGACATCTCCATGGCCCGCAGAAGATCGGGAAAGAGACAGTGCGGTATTCGGGGACGCCGCTCAAATATTCTTTTTCTGAAACCAATCACAAAAAAGCAGCAGTCATCGTTGATGTAGAAGAAAAAGGCAAAATAAATATTCAGCAGATTCCATTTTTGCCGAAACATGATATGCGGGAAGTCAGAGGCACGTATATGGAAGTGACTGCGCTGGATTTTTACAAGGATATGAACACGGACGATTATTTTCACATTACGCTGACTGATGAAGAGGATATCCCGGATGCGATCGGGAAGCTACGATGCATTTATCCGAATATCATGAAGCTGTCTTATGACAATCTGCGGACGAGAGCGGCAGGGACAGTGAGAGGAACGGCGGAAGTAGAGGAGAAATCCCCGATGGAGCTTTTAAGAGAGTTCTATGAGCTTCAGAACAACCAGCCCATGACGGATGAACAGGAAGAGATTGCCAGAGGAATGATGGAAGAAATATGGGAGGATGAGAGATGA